Proteins encoded within one genomic window of Mycoplasma phocoenae:
- the gltX gene encoding glutamate--tRNA ligase, protein MKKIRTRYAPSPTGYLHIGGARTALFNYLFAKHFGGDFVLRIEDTDIARNVVGGEDSQLNNLAWLGIIPDESPKNPKEKYGPYRQSEKLAIYDKIIDELIEKKLAYKAYDTTEELAQQHDESEKAGIASFRYNRNWLQITEEEKQKRDAAGEYSVRLALPKNHNYTWNDLVRGTITVNSDDVGDYVIRKSDGYPTYNFAVVVDDHQMEITHVLRGEEHTTNTPKQLAVYEAMGWDAPEFGHLTIITNMEGKKLSKRDTSLKQFIEDYKNEGYNSEAIFNFLSLLGWTSADAKEVMSKEELIQKFEYERLSKSPSKFDIQKMEWFSKQYWKNIEPEDIFNKISARDLEWAKDKIENKEWMNIFIQTYQQNMVTFNDLIESLKMYAQPSMILDIEYQSNDVIKSFYENLKDKEFTIDNIQFAIDETKNQLNVKGKNLFMPIRIATTFKEHGPELAKAIFLFGQSVVFERIKQWI, encoded by the coding sequence ATGAAAAAAATAAGAACAAGATATGCACCTAGTCCAACAGGATATTTACACATAGGTGGTGCAAGAACAGCTTTATTTAATTATTTATTCGCCAAACATTTTGGTGGAGATTTTGTTTTGAGAATCGAAGACACAGATATAGCTAGAAATGTTGTTGGCGGGGAAGATAGTCAATTAAATAATTTGGCATGACTTGGAATTATTCCAGATGAATCACCTAAAAACCCTAAGGAAAAATATGGGCCATATCGTCAAAGTGAAAAATTAGCTATTTATGACAAAATCATTGATGAATTAATTGAAAAAAAATTAGCTTATAAAGCCTATGATACAACAGAAGAACTTGCTCAACAACATGATGAATCCGAAAAAGCGGGTATTGCTTCATTTAGATACAATAGAAACTGATTACAAATTACTGAAGAAGAAAAACAAAAACGAGATGCGGCCGGAGAATATTCTGTTCGTCTAGCATTACCTAAAAATCATAATTACACTTGAAATGATTTAGTGAGAGGAACTATTACTGTTAATTCTGATGATGTTGGAGATTATGTTATAAGAAAGTCAGATGGTTATCCAACATATAATTTTGCTGTTGTCGTTGATGATCATCAAATGGAAATCACACACGTTTTAAGGGGTGAAGAACATACTACAAACACACCTAAGCAATTAGCAGTTTATGAAGCAATGGGATGAGATGCACCTGAATTTGGACACTTAACAATCATAACTAACATGGAAGGTAAAAAACTGTCTAAACGTGATACATCCTTGAAACAATTTATTGAAGATTACAAAAATGAAGGTTATAACTCTGAAGCTATATTTAACTTTTTATCATTATTAGGATGAACTAGCGCCGATGCAAAAGAAGTTATGTCAAAAGAAGAGTTAATTCAAAAATTTGAATATGAAAGATTATCAAAATCTCCTTCTAAATTTGATATTCAAAAAATGGAATGATTCAGTAAACAATATTGAAAAAATATTGAACCTGAAGACATTTTTAATAAAATTAGCGCTAGAGATTTAGAATGAGCAAAAGACAAAATCGAAAATAAAGAATGAATGAATATTTTTATTCAAACATATCAACAAAATATGGTTACATTTAACGATTTAATTGAATCATTAAAAATGTATGCTCAACCATCGATGATATTGGATATTGAATATCAATCAAATGATGTTATTAAATCATTCTATGAAAATTTAAAAGACAAAGAATTCACAATTGATAATATTCAATTTGCTATTGATGAAACTAAAAATCAGTTAAACGTGAAAGGTAAAAATTTATTTATGCCAATTCGTATAGCTACAACATTTAAAGAACACGGCCCAGAACTTGCGAAAGCTATTTTCTTATTTGGGCAATCAGTGGTATTTGAAAGAATTAAACAATGAATTTAA